One genomic window of Thermodesulfobacteriota bacterium includes the following:
- the sppA gene encoding signal peptide peptidase SppA gives MKRKRILVGLMVIAGLLTFFFLLLFFIGQHALRSTASTFAFGDKIAIIEIRGLITQSQAIIDELHQHRDDAGVKAIVLRIDSPGGGVGPSQEIYREVMKVKTEHHKKVVTSMGSVAASGGYYIASASDLIVANPGTITGSIGVLMEFTNIEELFKKIGIKGVVIKSGEHKDLGSPFREMTPEERRLLQGVIDNVHEQFIQAVAEGRKMDRAKVAQVADGRILTGEQAKALGLVDQLGNLQDAIDAAAKMVGIEGEPQIVYPKRKFSLLELLIEGVTDALLKGLREKGVELNYRLHL, from the coding sequence ATGAAGCGAAAGCGAATCTTGGTGGGGTTGATGGTGATCGCAGGGTTGCTGACCTTCTTTTTCCTCCTCCTCTTTTTCATCGGTCAGCACGCCTTGAGGTCCACGGCTTCCACCTTCGCCTTTGGTGACAAGATCGCCATCATCGAAATCCGGGGGTTGATCACCCAGTCCCAGGCCATCATCGACGAGCTCCATCAGCATCGGGATGATGCGGGGGTCAAGGCCATCGTGTTGAGGATCGACTCTCCAGGGGGCGGGGTGGGGCCTTCCCAGGAGATCTACCGGGAGGTCATGAAGGTCAAGACGGAGCACCATAAGAAGGTGGTCACCTCCATGGGATCGGTGGCCGCCTCCGGTGGCTACTACATCGCCAGCGCCTCCGACCTGATCGTGGCCAACCCCGGGACGATCACCGGTTCGATCGGCGTCCTCATGGAATTCACCAACATCGAAGAGCTGTTCAAAAAGATCGGCATCAAAGGGGTCGTCATCAAGAGCGGCGAGCACAAAGATCTCGGTTCTCCGTTCCGGGAGATGACCCCCGAAGAGAGGAGGCTCCTCCAAGGGGTCATCGACAACGTCCACGAGCAATTCATCCAGGCGGTGGCCGAGGGGAGGAAGATGGATCGCGCCAAAGTGGCCCAGGTGGCCGATGGTCGCATCCTCACGGGCGAACAGGCCAAGGCCCTTGGCCTCGTGGATCAGCTGGGCAACCTTCAGGACGCCATCGATGCCGCGGCCAAGATGGTGGGCATCGAAGGAGAGCCCCAAATCGTCTACCCCAAAAGAAAGTTTTCTCTTCTTGAACTGCTGATCGAGGGGGTCACGGATGCCCTTCTGAAAGGCCTGAGGGAGAAGGGGGTAGAACTGAATTATCGGCTTCACCTATAG
- the rpsO gene encoding 30S ribosomal protein S15, which translates to MTLAQEKKREIIEKFRVHEKDTGSPEVQIALLSERIRYLTDHFKVHRKDHHSRRGLLKLVGQRRRLLNYLKEHRVDRYRTILDQLGLRK; encoded by the coding sequence ATGACATTGGCTCAGGAGAAAAAGAGAGAGATCATCGAGAAGTTTCGAGTCCACGAGAAAGACACGGGATCCCCGGAGGTGCAGATTGCCCTCCTCAGCGAACGGATCCGATATCTGACGGACCATTTCAAGGTTCACCGGAAGGACCACCATTCCCGGAGGGGACTGTTGAAGCTGGTCGGCCAGAGGCGGAGGCTGCTGAACTACCTCAAGGAGCACCGGGTGGATCGGTACCGGACGATCCTCGATCAGCTCGGGCTACGCAAATAG
- a CDS encoding insulinase family protein yields the protein MESNRGSQLATMLDGSGYRKTVLGNGVRVITEEIPYLQSVSIGLWVTTGSRDEEPHENGISHFIEHLLFKGTERRTAQDIARAIDSVGGTLNAFTGREYTCYYAKVLDKNLPLAMDLLSDIFLHSLMDEKEIEKERMVILQEIKMVEDTPDDYVHDLFNRTCWGDHPLGFPICGTVERVQSFSRRQILDFFHTHYQPDRIILCAAGNLQHERVVDLAESTFGQISKTGQTRQREKPLSISTTHLLRRDLEQVHFCLGTHGLHYNHSLRFASYVLNTILGGGMSSRLFQEIRENRGLAYSVYSYLPTYIDTGLVVVYAGTDQQSFEEVYRLILEEFNRLKSEPFKNGELEIAKEQLKGNLLLSLESSDNLMTRLAKNEIYFESYQTIGSILKGIDEVDEEMVRGLADQFFDEKYFCLTVLGPMEERQLRGCLPPLNSWKR from the coding sequence ATGGAATCGAACAGGGGTTCTCAACTGGCGACGATGTTGGATGGATCGGGATACCGAAAAACGGTCCTGGGCAATGGGGTGAGGGTCATCACCGAAGAGATCCCTTATCTCCAGTCGGTTTCCATCGGACTGTGGGTCACCACAGGGTCAAGGGACGAAGAACCCCATGAGAACGGGATCTCCCATTTCATCGAACATCTTCTCTTCAAGGGGACGGAGCGGAGGACGGCGCAGGACATTGCCCGGGCGATCGATTCGGTCGGGGGCACCTTGAACGCCTTCACCGGCAGGGAATATACCTGCTACTATGCCAAAGTGCTCGACAAAAATCTTCCCTTGGCGATGGACCTTCTTTCGGACATCTTCCTCCATTCCCTCATGGACGAAAAAGAGATCGAAAAGGAGCGGATGGTCATCCTCCAGGAGATCAAGATGGTGGAGGACACGCCCGACGATTATGTCCACGACCTCTTCAACCGGACCTGCTGGGGAGACCACCCCCTCGGATTTCCCATCTGCGGGACGGTCGAACGGGTTCAGTCCTTCAGCCGCCGCCAGATCCTGGACTTTTTCCACACCCATTACCAGCCTGACCGGATCATCCTCTGTGCCGCAGGCAATCTCCAGCACGAGCGGGTGGTCGATCTGGCGGAGAGCACCTTCGGCCAGATCTCGAAGACGGGCCAGACGAGGCAGCGAGAGAAACCCCTGTCCATCTCCACCACACACCTCCTGAGGAGGGATCTTGAACAGGTCCATTTCTGCCTGGGGACCCATGGTCTTCATTACAATCACTCCCTGAGGTTCGCCTCCTATGTCCTGAACACGATCTTAGGGGGCGGGATGAGTTCGAGGCTCTTCCAGGAGATCAGGGAGAACCGGGGATTGGCCTATTCGGTCTATTCCTACCTGCCCACCTATATCGACACCGGCCTGGTCGTGGTCTACGCCGGGACGGACCAGCAGTCTTTCGAGGAGGTCTATCGCCTCATCCTCGAAGAGTTTAACCGGCTCAAATCGGAGCCCTTCAAGAACGGGGAGCTGGAGATCGCCAAGGAACAGTTGAAGGGAAACCTCCTGCTCAGCCTGGAGAGCTCCGACAACCTGATGACCCGTTTGGCCAAGAACGAGATCTATTTCGAATCGTATCAGACCATCGGGTCGATCCTGAAGGGCATCGACGAGGTCGACGAGGAGATGGTCCGGGGGCTGGCCGACCAGTTCTTCGACGAAAAATATTTCTGTCTGACCGTGCTGGGTCCCATGGAGGAACGCCAGCTGCGGGGTTGCCTGCCTCCTTTAAACTCATGGAAGAGATAA
- a CDS encoding segregation/condensation protein A, translating into MEKDLSARDIPPYTVRLQTFEGPLDLLLHLIQKNEMDIFDIPIAQITEQYLEYLKWMKILNLDVAGEYLLMASTLLHIKSKMLLPQPSPEEEEPEDPRTELVRRLIDYQKYKKAATELNERPQLERDVFVRLVSEVPEGREEEYLEVNLFELIDAFRKVLERAKEEPVHEVVLERLTVEEKAQEILLLLQRERRSLPFHLLFPDQASRRVIIITFLAVLELVKAKWIRVFQAAPFETIRISPL; encoded by the coding sequence ATGGAAAAAGACCTTTCCGCTCGGGACATTCCTCCCTACACGGTGCGCCTACAGACCTTCGAGGGTCCCTTGGACCTCCTGCTCCATCTCATTCAGAAGAACGAGATGGACATCTTCGACATCCCCATCGCCCAGATCACCGAACAGTATCTCGAATACCTCAAGTGGATGAAGATCCTCAACCTCGATGTCGCGGGCGAATATTTGCTGATGGCTTCGACCCTGCTCCACATCAAATCGAAGATGCTCCTGCCCCAACCCTCGCCCGAAGAGGAGGAGCCCGAAGACCCCAGGACCGAGCTGGTCCGGCGGCTGATCGACTACCAGAAATATAAGAAGGCCGCCACGGAGTTGAACGAGAGGCCCCAGCTTGAGCGGGACGTCTTCGTCCGTCTGGTCTCGGAGGTCCCCGAGGGGCGGGAGGAGGAATACCTCGAAGTCAACCTCTTCGAACTCATCGATGCCTTTCGCAAGGTGTTGGAGCGGGCCAAAGAGGAACCGGTGCACGAGGTGGTGCTGGAACGGCTGACCGTGGAAGAGAAGGCGCAGGAGATCCTCCTACTTCTTCAGAGGGAGAGGCGAAGCCTGCCCTTCCACCTCCTCTTTCCCGATCAGGCCTCCCGCCGGGTGATCATCATCACCTTTCTGGCCGTCCTCGAGCTGGTCAAAGCGAAATGGATCAGGGTGTTTCAGGCCGCGCCCTTTGAAACGATCCGGATCTCTCCCCTCTAA
- the xerD gene encoding site-specific tyrosine recombinase XerD, translating into MHPWLDRFLHYLLVEKGLSKNTLEAYSHDLQRFLDHLQRQGKGGIEEISKLDIRAFLLSLKREGLSSRTVARTLVSLRVFFRFLVEESLLGSNPAEEIDAPKLAKTLPDVLSLEEVERLIEQPPVEVPQGLRDRAMLELLYATGMRVSELVRLRLDHLHLEPGYVLLYGKGSKERIVPIGQEAIRWVRTYLSEARKKLLKGRESVYLFVNRLGRPISRQHFWKIIKRHGRAAGIRKRITPHLLRHSFASHLLERGADLRSVQLMLGHVDIATTQIYTHVRGERLKKIHRQYHPRG; encoded by the coding sequence ATGCATCCATGGCTGGATCGATTTCTTCATTACCTTCTCGTCGAAAAGGGCCTTTCCAAGAACACCCTCGAAGCCTACAGCCATGACCTTCAGAGGTTTCTCGACCATCTTCAAAGGCAAGGGAAGGGAGGGATCGAGGAGATCTCCAAGCTGGATATCAGGGCCTTCCTCCTCTCCTTGAAGAGAGAGGGGCTTTCGAGCAGGACGGTGGCCAGGACCCTCGTCTCCCTTCGGGTTTTCTTCAGATTTCTTGTGGAGGAGTCCCTCCTCGGATCCAACCCCGCTGAGGAGATCGATGCCCCGAAACTGGCCAAGACCCTCCCGGACGTCCTCTCCCTGGAGGAGGTGGAGCGCCTCATCGAGCAACCTCCGGTGGAGGTCCCCCAGGGGTTGAGAGACCGCGCCATGTTGGAGCTGCTCTATGCCACAGGGATGAGGGTCTCCGAGTTGGTTCGGCTTCGGCTCGACCATCTCCACCTGGAGCCGGGCTATGTCCTTCTCTATGGCAAAGGCTCGAAAGAGAGGATCGTCCCGATCGGTCAGGAGGCCATTCGATGGGTCCGGACCTATCTGAGCGAGGCCAGAAAGAAACTCCTCAAAGGCCGAGAGAGCGTTTACCTCTTCGTCAATCGCCTGGGGAGGCCCATCAGCCGACAGCACTTCTGGAAGATCATCAAGAGGCACGGCCGTGCGGCCGGGATCCGAAAGAGGATCACACCGCACCTGTTGCGACACTCCTTCGCCAGTCATCTTTTGGAAAGGGGTGCGGATCTCCGATCGGTCCAGCTGATGCTCGGCCATGTCGACATCGCCACCACCCAGATCTACACCCACGTGAGAGGTGAACGCCTGAAGAAGATCCACCGACAGTATCATCCTCGTGGCTAA
- a CDS encoding uracil-DNA glycosylase: MNPLFYETISDLKAYFQYLKGLGVNELVLPGTIDPLRPSCEAPRDTGRKDLPPPSRSSTAKRIGLSEIRSELGDCRRCPLHRTRKTIVFGEGNEQARLMLIGEGPGYEEDVQGRPFVGKAGQLLTRILQAIQLQREEVYITNIVKCRPPQNRNPEPEEVEACSPFLWKQIQAIRPKVICALGTVSAQTLLRTDAKITALRGRSFEVSGIPVFPTYHPAYLLRNPDKKREVWEDMKRIAQALAGAER; the protein is encoded by the coding sequence ATGAACCCTCTTTTTTACGAAACCATCTCCGACTTGAAAGCCTATTTCCAATACCTGAAAGGGCTGGGGGTCAACGAGCTCGTCCTCCCCGGAACCATCGACCCGCTTCGCCCCTCATGCGAAGCCCCCCGGGACACGGGTCGCAAAGACCTCCCTCCTCCCTCCCGGTCTTCAACCGCTAAGCGGATCGGGCTTTCCGAGATTCGAAGCGAGCTCGGCGACTGCAGGCGGTGTCCCCTGCACCGGACCCGCAAGACGATCGTCTTTGGCGAAGGAAACGAGCAGGCCAGGCTGATGCTGATCGGAGAAGGTCCGGGTTATGAAGAAGATGTCCAAGGAAGACCCTTCGTGGGAAAGGCCGGGCAGCTTTTGACGAGGATCCTCCAGGCCATTCAGCTCCAAAGGGAGGAAGTCTACATCACCAACATCGTGAAGTGCCGTCCTCCCCAGAACCGAAATCCCGAGCCCGAGGAGGTCGAGGCCTGTTCTCCTTTCCTGTGGAAGCAGATCCAGGCCATCCGGCCCAAGGTCATCTGTGCCTTGGGGACGGTCTCGGCACAAACGCTTCTCCGGACCGATGCGAAGATCACGGCCTTGCGAGGACGATCTTTCGAGGTTTCGGGCATCCCCGTCTTCCCCACCTATCACCCCGCCTATCTCCTGAGGAATCCGGATAAGAAGCGCGAGGTCTGGGAGGATATGAAACGGATTGCCCAGGCCCTTGCCGGTGCAGAACGGTGA
- the pnp gene encoding polyribonucleotide nucleotidyltransferase, with translation MIQKLEIDLAGRPFSIETGKVARQANGAVVVRYGETVVLVTAVSSDETREGIDFLPLTVNYQEMTYAAGKIPGGFFKREGRPTDREILISRFIDRPLRPLFPKGFMNDTQIIATVLSADSDNDPSILGMVGASAALYLSDIPFDTPIGGAKVGRIDGEYVLNPAPDELELSDIDLFVAGSEEAIIMVEGSAKEVKEEEILEAILFGHRSLKPVIDLQRELRQGCGKPKWEVELQKPDPALLEKVMALVQGRLEEVYRIREKVKRRESLEKLYEAILTECQAEDEATQRMVRKAFEEADRRWLRRAILEKGVRIDGRGLSDIRPISCEVGILPRTHGSALFTRGETQVLAVVTFGTSEDEQKIDSLLGETYKSFMLHYNFPPFSTGEVSPLRAPSRREIGHGALAERAIAPVLPSSEKFPYTIRIVSEVLESNGSSSMATVCGASLSLMDAGVPIKAPVAGVAMGLILEDGQEAILTDILGDEDHIGDMDFKMAGTAEGVTAIQMDIKIKGISKEILSRVLQQSRAGRLFILDRMRETIAEPRKDLSRHAPRIVTLQVKQEKIREIIGPGGKTIRSIIDQTGVKIDVEDSGLVKLASPNYESIEKAIQMIKRLTQEVEVGGIYTGKVVRILSFGAIVQIFPGTDGLVHISQLADYRVKEVKDVVKEGDEITVKVIDIDPQGRIRLSRKAALKEGKRSERG, from the coding sequence ATGATTCAGAAATTAGAGATCGATCTGGCAGGCAGGCCCTTTTCCATCGAGACCGGGAAGGTGGCCCGGCAGGCCAACGGCGCGGTAGTGGTCCGTTATGGGGAGACCGTCGTACTGGTCACTGCCGTCTCTTCGGATGAGACGAGGGAGGGGATCGATTTCCTTCCCTTGACCGTCAATTACCAGGAGATGACCTATGCGGCGGGGAAGATCCCTGGAGGATTCTTTAAACGAGAAGGAAGGCCCACAGACCGGGAAATCCTCATCTCCCGTTTCATCGATCGTCCCCTGCGGCCCCTCTTTCCCAAAGGGTTCATGAACGATACCCAGATCATCGCCACGGTCCTTTCGGCCGATTCGGACAACGACCCCTCCATCCTCGGGATGGTGGGGGCCTCGGCCGCCCTCTACCTCTCCGATATCCCCTTCGATACCCCTATCGGAGGCGCCAAGGTGGGAAGGATCGATGGCGAATATGTCCTCAACCCTGCCCCGGACGAATTGGAGTTGAGCGACATCGACCTCTTCGTTGCCGGAAGCGAGGAGGCCATCATCATGGTGGAGGGAAGTGCCAAGGAGGTCAAAGAGGAGGAGATCCTTGAGGCCATTCTCTTCGGTCATCGATCGCTCAAACCGGTCATCGACCTTCAGAGGGAGTTGAGGCAAGGGTGTGGAAAACCGAAGTGGGAGGTCGAGCTTCAAAAACCTGACCCGGCCCTCCTCGAAAAGGTGATGGCCCTTGTCCAAGGGCGGCTGGAAGAGGTCTACCGGATCCGGGAGAAGGTGAAGCGGCGCGAGTCCCTTGAGAAACTCTATGAGGCAATCCTGACCGAATGTCAGGCCGAGGATGAGGCCACCCAGAGGATGGTCCGAAAGGCCTTCGAGGAGGCTGACCGTCGGTGGCTCCGCCGGGCGATCCTTGAAAAGGGGGTGCGGATCGATGGCAGGGGGCTTTCCGATATCCGGCCGATCTCCTGCGAGGTGGGCATCCTTCCGAGGACCCATGGGTCTGCCTTGTTCACGAGGGGAGAGACCCAGGTCCTGGCCGTGGTCACCTTTGGAACCTCCGAGGATGAGCAGAAGATCGACTCCCTGCTCGGGGAGACCTACAAGTCCTTCATGCTCCATTACAACTTTCCTCCCTTCAGCACCGGAGAGGTTTCGCCCTTGCGGGCGCCCTCCCGAAGGGAGATCGGCCATGGGGCCTTGGCCGAGCGGGCGATCGCCCCTGTCCTGCCCTCGAGCGAGAAGTTCCCTTACACGATTCGAATCGTCTCGGAGGTCTTGGAATCGAACGGCTCCTCGTCCATGGCCACTGTCTGCGGCGCCTCCCTCTCGCTGATGGACGCGGGCGTTCCCATCAAGGCGCCGGTGGCCGGGGTCGCCATGGGGCTCATCCTCGAAGATGGCCAGGAGGCGATCCTCACCGACATCTTGGGCGACGAAGATCACATCGGCGACATGGATTTCAAAATGGCCGGAACGGCCGAAGGGGTTACGGCCATTCAAATGGATATCAAGATCAAAGGGATCTCCAAGGAGATCCTGAGCCGGGTCCTTCAACAATCCCGGGCGGGAAGGCTCTTCATCTTGGATCGGATGAGGGAGACCATCGCAGAACCCCGAAAAGACCTCTCCCGCCATGCCCCCAGGATCGTGACCCTCCAGGTGAAGCAGGAGAAGATTCGGGAGATCATCGGACCGGGGGGGAAGACGATCCGATCCATCATCGACCAGACAGGGGTCAAGATCGATGTGGAGGACTCCGGCCTTGTCAAATTGGCTTCGCCCAATTATGAGTCGATTGAAAAGGCGATTCAAATGATCAAGAGGCTCACCCAAGAGGTGGAGGTGGGGGGCATCTACACGGGAAAGGTCGTCAGGATTTTGAGTTTCGGTGCGATCGTCCAGATCTTTCCGGGCACCGATGGGCTCGTCCACATCTCCCAGCTGGCGGACTACCGGGTGAAAGAGGTCAAAGACGTGGTCAAAGAGGGCGATGAGATCACCGTCAAGGTCATCGATATCGATCCCCAGGGCCGGATCCGGCTGAGTCGCAAGGCTGCCCTGAAAGAGGGGAAAAGATCCGAGAGAGGATGA
- a CDS encoding CBS domain-containing protein produces MEVITTHLNADFDSLGSMLAAKKLYPEAVLVFPGSQEKNLRDFFIHSTFYALEVERIKQIDLEQVHRLILVDTRQVSRIGKFSEILSKPGLEIHIYDHHPPSAEDIRGSLEVIEEVGANVTLLLKLLRAKGIPITSEEATLMLLGIYEDTGNLTFPSTKEEDFIAAGYLVRQGADLNILSNVITKELTAEQVFLLNDLMEAATRYDIHGIDVVISQASVERYVGDIAVLVHKLMDMENLNVLFALVQMEGRIYLIGRSRIEEVNVSEIASEFGGGGHPSAASATIKGMSLIEAQSRLLTILREAVRPRKLARDLMVYPVKTVDPEQTLEEAAEVLSRYLLDALPVYREGKVLGLITKDVVERAIRHGLKEGLVRDYMVTEFSTLTPEEPFSKIQELAFAQNQNLIPIVQEDRLVGVISLAEVMRTLQEGMARSGRDHQPLYARKRMIPKLIEERFPERIRNLLVEFGRVGEELGYSVFGVGGFVRDLLMRVENFDIDIVVEGDGIRLAEEFGKRFPCRIRTHKKFGTALVLFPDGLKVDVATARLEVYESPAALPTVERGSIKADLYRRDFTINALAVHLNPRSFGELIDFFGGVKDIKERIIRVLHNLSFIEDPTRAFRAIRFEQRFKFQISKHTQQLMRNAVKMRIFDRLSGGRILSEFLLLCQEENPLPAFRRMKDFNLFPVFHPKLQVGEETFVLFDQIHHVLSWFDLLFLDEKYERWLIYLYGLVDGLTEAEASELCERLGMNARLKDRVMEGKRQAHLTLSTFYSWINAGKEPKRSEIYTLLHPLPTEVKLFMMAKTSQVATRRYLSLYFTQLKDTRPLLKGADLVQMGLKPGPIIRKRLEDLLKARLDELVVTRQDEVQFVNRLTGMG; encoded by the coding sequence ATGGAGGTCATCACCACCCATCTCAATGCCGATTTTGACTCATTGGGCTCGATGCTGGCCGCCAAGAAGCTCTACCCAGAGGCGGTGCTGGTCTTCCCCGGCTCCCAGGAGAAGAACCTTCGGGATTTCTTCATCCATTCCACCTTCTATGCCCTCGAGGTGGAGCGCATCAAACAAATCGATCTGGAACAGGTCCATCGGCTGATCCTGGTGGACACCCGGCAGGTGAGCCGCATCGGAAAATTCTCCGAGATCCTGTCGAAGCCGGGCCTGGAGATCCATATTTACGACCACCACCCTCCCTCCGCCGAGGATATCCGGGGATCTCTCGAGGTGATCGAAGAGGTCGGGGCCAACGTCACCCTCCTCCTCAAGCTTTTGAGGGCCAAGGGGATCCCCATCACCTCCGAAGAAGCGACCCTCATGCTCCTCGGCATCTATGAGGACACGGGAAACCTCACCTTTCCCTCCACGAAGGAGGAGGATTTCATCGCCGCAGGGTACCTCGTGCGACAAGGGGCCGACCTCAATATCCTTTCCAACGTCATCACCAAGGAGCTGACAGCAGAGCAGGTCTTTCTCCTGAACGATTTGATGGAGGCAGCCACGCGTTACGATATCCACGGGATCGATGTCGTCATCAGCCAGGCCTCGGTCGAACGTTACGTGGGAGACATCGCGGTCCTCGTCCACAAACTGATGGACATGGAGAACCTCAACGTCCTGTTCGCCCTCGTCCAGATGGAGGGTCGGATCTACCTGATCGGGAGGAGCCGGATCGAGGAGGTCAATGTTTCAGAAATCGCCTCGGAATTCGGAGGCGGGGGCCATCCCTCCGCTGCCTCGGCCACGATCAAGGGGATGTCCTTGATCGAAGCCCAAAGCCGACTTCTGACGATCTTGAGGGAGGCGGTCAGGCCGAGGAAGTTGGCCAGGGACCTCATGGTCTATCCCGTCAAGACCGTCGATCCGGAACAGACCCTCGAGGAGGCGGCAGAGGTCCTCTCCCGTTACCTCCTGGACGCCCTGCCCGTCTATAGGGAGGGAAAGGTATTGGGCTTGATCACGAAGGACGTCGTCGAAAGGGCCATCCGGCATGGGCTGAAGGAGGGTCTCGTCCGGGACTATATGGTGACCGAATTTTCTACGCTGACCCCTGAGGAGCCTTTTTCAAAGATCCAGGAGCTGGCCTTCGCGCAGAACCAGAATCTCATCCCCATCGTGCAAGAGGATCGGTTGGTAGGCGTCATCTCCCTGGCCGAGGTGATGCGAACCCTTCAAGAGGGGATGGCCCGATCCGGGAGGGATCATCAACCCCTCTATGCCCGGAAGAGGATGATCCCGAAATTGATCGAGGAACGATTCCCCGAGAGGATCCGAAATCTCCTCGTCGAATTCGGAAGGGTAGGGGAGGAGCTGGGATATTCGGTCTTCGGGGTCGGGGGGTTTGTCAGGGACCTCCTGATGCGGGTGGAGAATTTTGACATCGACATCGTCGTCGAAGGGGACGGGATCCGTCTGGCCGAGGAGTTCGGGAAGCGATTCCCCTGCCGGATTCGCACCCATAAAAAGTTCGGGACCGCCCTGGTCCTCTTTCCAGACGGGTTGAAGGTAGATGTGGCGACCGCCCGTCTGGAGGTCTATGAGTCCCCGGCCGCCCTTCCTACGGTGGAGCGGGGGTCGATCAAAGCGGACCTCTATCGAAGGGATTTCACGATCAATGCCTTGGCCGTGCATCTCAACCCCCGCTCCTTCGGAGAGCTGATCGACTTCTTCGGCGGGGTGAAGGATATCAAAGAGCGGATCATTCGGGTCCTCCACAACCTCTCCTTTATCGAGGATCCCACCCGCGCCTTCCGGGCCATCCGCTTCGAACAACGCTTCAAATTCCAGATCTCCAAGCATACCCAGCAGCTGATGAGGAATGCGGTGAAGATGAGGATCTTCGATCGACTTTCCGGAGGGAGGATCCTTTCCGAATTTCTCCTCCTCTGCCAAGAGGAGAATCCCCTCCCCGCCTTCCGGAGGATGAAGGACTTCAACCTCTTCCCGGTCTTCCATCCGAAGCTCCAGGTGGGGGAGGAGACCTTCGTCTTGTTCGACCAGATCCACCATGTCCTCTCCTGGTTTGACCTCCTCTTCCTCGATGAGAAGTATGAACGGTGGCTCATCTACCTCTATGGCCTGGTGGACGGTCTGACGGAGGCCGAGGCTTCCGAACTCTGCGAACGGTTAGGGATGAACGCACGGCTCAAGGACCGGGTGATGGAAGGCAAGCGCCAGGCCCACCTCACCCTGTCGACCTTCTATTCCTGGATCAACGCTGGGAAGGAGCCCAAACGGTCGGAGATCTACACCCTCCTCCATCCCCTGCCCACCGAGGTCAAACTCTTCATGATGGCCAAGACGAGTCAGGTCGCCACCCGGCGATACCTCTCTCTCTATTTCACCCAGTTGAAGGATACCAGACCCCTTTTGAAAGGGGCCGACCTCGTTCAGATGGGGTTGAAACCCGGCCCGATCATCCGGAAACGATTGGAAGACCTTCTCAAGGCCCGTTTAGACGAATTGGTCGTCACCCGGCAGGATGAGGTCCAATTTGTGAATCGATTGACGGGGATGGGGTGA
- the dut gene encoding dUTP diphosphatase has protein sequence MEEIKIHLKRVREDPSLPLPRYMTQGSSGMDLCAFLPEEVTLHPGERRLIPTGIALAIPEGFEGQIRARSGWALQKGIGLVNGIGTIDSDYRGEVAVLLINMGQEPVTIRHGDRIAQLVITKVFRSTLIEVEELPASPRQEGGFGHTGRGPGGGP, from the coding sequence ATGGAAGAGATAAAGATCCATCTCAAGCGAGTCCGAGAAGACCCCTCCCTTCCCCTACCTCGATACATGACCCAGGGCTCCTCCGGAATGGATCTCTGCGCCTTTCTGCCCGAAGAGGTGACGCTTCATCCGGGAGAACGGAGGCTCATCCCAACCGGGATCGCCTTGGCGATTCCCGAGGGATTTGAAGGGCAGATCCGTGCTCGAAGCGGTTGGGCCCTTCAAAAGGGGATCGGTCTGGTCAACGGCATCGGAACGATCGATTCGGATTATCGGGGGGAGGTGGCCGTCCTCCTCATCAATATGGGCCAGGAGCCGGTCACCATCCGACACGGCGATCGGATCGCCCAGTTGGTGATCACCAAGGTCTTCCGATCAACCCTCATCGAGGTGGAAGAGCTGCCGGCCAGCCCGAGGCAGGAGGGGGGGTTTGGTCATACGGGGAGGGGACCGGGAGGAGGCCCATAG